In Thiovibrio frasassiensis, one DNA window encodes the following:
- a CDS encoding DHH family phosphoesterase, whose product MKTDHPRDEIVRTLNSAKNVLVATHIHPDGDALGSQIALGNILRSLGKNVFFYGEERVSHLYRFLPGSAEIDSLLPALNGFDCAVALDCGDCNRLGAAMDSLLTVHPFVVIDHHLGHQEFGDLRWIAPERASTGEMVYDLAEALGAELSYEAAYCLYAAIVSDTGSFKYSSTTADTFRIAGELLRKGVKPAEVSGKLFDNFTVKRLNLMRLVLDSLQLYAEDQLAIIAAPREVFIKTGTTQADAETFINYPRSLNTVKVAAFLKETEKGLISVSLRSKGTDYDVAQVAAIFGGGGHRNAAGCKLRDMSIAEVQEKLLARLLPMVSR is encoded by the coding sequence ATGAAGACGGATCATCCCCGTGACGAGATTGTTCGGACCCTGAACTCGGCAAAAAACGTTCTGGTGGCAACGCATATCCACCCGGACGGCGATGCCCTCGGTTCGCAGATAGCCCTGGGCAATATTTTGCGTTCCCTGGGCAAGAATGTGTTCTTCTACGGCGAGGAGCGGGTCTCGCATCTGTACCGCTTTCTCCCGGGGAGTGCGGAGATCGACTCTTTGCTCCCTGCCTTGAACGGCTTTGACTGCGCGGTTGCCCTGGATTGCGGTGATTGCAACCGGCTCGGGGCAGCCATGGATTCCCTGCTGACCGTTCATCCCTTTGTGGTCATTGATCATCACCTCGGGCACCAGGAATTTGGCGATCTCCGGTGGATTGCCCCGGAGCGGGCCTCAACCGGCGAGATGGTGTATGATCTTGCGGAAGCCCTGGGCGCCGAGCTGAGCTATGAGGCCGCCTATTGTCTCTATGCCGCCATAGTTTCTGATACCGGCTCCTTTAAATATTCTTCGACCACTGCCGACACCTTCCGCATTGCCGGCGAACTTCTGCGTAAAGGGGTAAAGCCTGCCGAGGTTTCCGGGAAGCTGTTTGATAATTTCACGGTGAAGCGCCTCAATCTTATGCGGCTGGTTCTCGATTCGTTGCAATTGTATGCCGAGGACCAACTGGCGATCATCGCCGCTCCGCGGGAGGTATTTATCAAGACCGGCACCACCCAAGCGGATGCGGAAACCTTTATAAATTATCCCCGTTCCCTGAACACCGTGAAGGTGGCTGCGTTTTTAAAAGAAACCGAGAAGGGGCTGATTTCGGTAAGCCTTCGTTCCAAAGGCACTGATTATGATGTGGCCCAGGTTGCCGCAATCTTTGGTGGCGGGGGACATCGCAATGCCGCCGGCTGCAAGCTGCGGGATATGAGCATTGCCGAGGTGCAGGAAAAGCTGCTGGCCCGATTGTTGCCCATGGTAAGTCGTTAA
- the rbfA gene encoding 30S ribosome-binding factor RbfA, translating to MAAGKAKSRFGLPAGLARSAPKRRPIRVADAIKGEIASLLLRKINDPRLLNVIITSVEVSDDLSHARVLYSFLGEVQAKDVAKGLESCKGFIRTNLARALELRHVPVLDFHLDLAGQKQAEMEQLLREIANEDGSSP from the coding sequence ATGGCGGCCGGAAAAGCAAAATCGCGCTTTGGCCTGCCTGCCGGCCTTGCCCGGAGCGCCCCGAAACGGCGCCCTATCCGGGTGGCGGACGCCATCAAGGGTGAGATCGCTTCGTTGCTTCTGCGGAAGATCAATGATCCCCGCCTGCTCAATGTTATCATTACCTCGGTGGAGGTGAGCGATGATCTGAGCCATGCCCGGGTTTTGTACAGTTTCCTCGGAGAGGTACAGGCGAAGGACGTTGCCAAGGGGCTGGAGAGCTGCAAGGGCTTTATCCGGACCAATCTGGCCCGGGCTTTGGAGTTGCGGCATGTGCCGGTGCTTGATTTTCACCTTGATCTGGCGGGCCAAAAGCAGGCTGAAATGGAACAACTGCTCAGGGAGATAGCGAATGAAGACGGATCATCCCCGTGA
- the infB gene encoding translation initiation factor IF-2 — protein MTKIRVYELAKEAEMENKDLVAALIEMGYAIKSHSSTLEDEIAQEIRQRLGIGQTRTEEKRIQGAGKTTIIRRRTKTVPVEVPPVEELPVKPRPAAVSQEEGEEVGETVQPVEISAESVEEVVRETVAEAKLPAEAKGETEVEPEVSVPSAEEEPEGAMVGSAVAHPEEEEVSGVEAVEEKVEEQAPVVDENHRKGFARVIKRSAIVIAPSAPSRPFTPRPKRVEPVKGRPVVAQAPAAKDEGEKSDALKGKKGKRFVKFTTETAEHDRTKKTPLRSQRQADIDIEDVDDALGGKIPAGLRVGRTLRSGGKKGKRQIVSQQASETKAIKKRIKVLETITVGDLAHRMGLKVGELIAKLLGMGVMATINQALDVDTATLVASDFGYEVEQGVTEEQTIINLEEQEGGGEMLPRPPVVTVMGHVDHGKTSVLDAIRKTDVATGEAGGITQHIGAHYVRSPQGDVVFLDTPGHAAFTEMRSRGAQVTDLVVLVVAADDGVMDQTREAVNHARAANVPILVCVNKIDKPDADPMRVKRELADLNLVSEEWGGDTIFCETSAKTGKGIPELLESIHLQAEFLELKADPNRRAKGHVIEAQLHKGRGPVATVLIEQGTLRLGDACVAGIFYGKVRSLTNDRGESVKEAGPATPVEVQGLSGVPRAGDEFVVLPDEKRARSVSADRQLKSREAELGTTTKISLENLFDKLQEGNVKELRVALRADVQGTLEAFSKAIEDLATDEVKVRILHAGTGTITDSDVLLSAASDAFIIGFNVRPSAKVQELAKNEKVDIRTYDVIYHALDDIKKAMVGLLDARYEEKILGAAEVRETYQVPKVGTIAGCYVTDGKIERNAKVRVVREGVVIFTGQLASLRRFKDDVKDVQSGYECGIGVANYNDLKLGDVLEFFVLKEVEREL, from the coding sequence ATGACAAAAATCAGGGTTTACGAGTTAGCTAAAGAAGCGGAAATGGAAAATAAGGATTTGGTGGCTGCCCTCATTGAGATGGGCTATGCCATTAAATCTCATAGTTCCACTCTGGAGGACGAGATAGCACAGGAGATCCGACAAAGGCTCGGGATCGGCCAGACCCGGACGGAAGAAAAACGGATTCAGGGTGCCGGGAAAACGACCATTATTCGTCGTAGAACCAAGACCGTCCCGGTTGAAGTGCCGCCAGTCGAGGAACTCCCGGTTAAGCCACGGCCAGCCGCCGTTTCTCAGGAAGAGGGCGAGGAGGTCGGGGAGACGGTCCAACCGGTGGAGATATCCGCAGAAAGCGTCGAGGAAGTCGTTCGGGAAACGGTTGCCGAAGCGAAGCTGCCGGCTGAAGCGAAAGGTGAAACTGAGGTCGAGCCCGAGGTGTCTGTCCCGTCCGCGGAAGAAGAGCCCGAGGGTGCCATGGTTGGGTCTGCTGTTGCCCACCCCGAGGAAGAAGAGGTCTCTGGGGTGGAGGCGGTTGAGGAGAAAGTTGAAGAGCAAGCGCCGGTGGTGGATGAGAATCACCGCAAGGGATTTGCCCGGGTGATTAAAAGGTCTGCCATTGTCATTGCGCCCAGTGCCCCTTCCCGTCCTTTTACTCCCAGGCCGAAAAGGGTTGAACCCGTGAAAGGCAGGCCCGTCGTTGCCCAGGCTCCCGCTGCGAAGGATGAGGGCGAAAAGAGCGATGCGCTCAAGGGGAAAAAGGGCAAGCGGTTTGTTAAGTTCACCACGGAAACCGCCGAGCATGACCGGACGAAAAAAACTCCGTTGCGCAGTCAGCGACAGGCAGATATCGATATCGAGGATGTTGACGATGCGCTGGGTGGAAAAATTCCCGCTGGTTTGCGGGTCGGACGCACCTTGCGGAGCGGAGGCAAGAAAGGCAAGCGTCAGATCGTATCCCAGCAGGCGTCAGAAACAAAGGCCATCAAGAAGCGGATCAAGGTGCTTGAAACCATTACGGTTGGAGATCTTGCCCACCGCATGGGTCTTAAGGTCGGCGAACTCATTGCCAAATTGCTGGGGATGGGGGTTATGGCCACCATCAACCAGGCCCTTGATGTTGATACCGCGACGCTGGTAGCCTCTGATTTCGGCTATGAAGTCGAGCAGGGAGTTACCGAAGAACAGACCATTATCAACTTGGAAGAGCAGGAAGGCGGCGGGGAGATGTTGCCGCGGCCTCCGGTGGTCACGGTCATGGGCCATGTCGATCATGGCAAGACCTCGGTGCTGGACGCCATCCGGAAAACGGATGTGGCGACCGGCGAGGCCGGTGGTATCACCCAGCATATTGGAGCCCATTACGTCCGCTCTCCCCAGGGGGATGTGGTTTTTCTTGATACTCCTGGCCATGCAGCGTTTACGGAAATGCGTTCTCGTGGCGCTCAGGTTACGGACCTTGTTGTTCTGGTTGTCGCCGCGGATGACGGGGTTATGGATCAGACCAGAGAGGCCGTCAATCATGCCAGGGCCGCCAATGTGCCCATCCTGGTCTGCGTCAATAAAATTGATAAACCCGATGCCGATCCCATGCGGGTGAAACGCGAATTGGCCGACCTGAATCTGGTCAGCGAGGAATGGGGCGGGGATACGATCTTTTGCGAAACCTCGGCGAAAACCGGGAAAGGCATCCCCGAGCTGCTGGAGAGCATTCATCTTCAGGCGGAATTCCTTGAGCTGAAGGCTGATCCTAATCGGCGCGCCAAGGGGCATGTCATCGAGGCCCAACTTCATAAGGGCCGCGGTCCTGTCGCTACGGTGCTGATCGAGCAGGGAACCCTGCGTCTTGGCGATGCCTGTGTCGCCGGGATATTTTACGGCAAGGTGCGCTCCCTGACCAATGATCGGGGGGAAAGTGTCAAGGAAGCCGGGCCGGCCACCCCTGTTGAAGTTCAGGGGTTGAGTGGGGTGCCGCGGGCTGGTGACGAGTTTGTTGTTCTGCCCGATGAAAAGAGAGCTCGGAGCGTGAGCGCCGATAGGCAGCTCAAGAGCAGGGAGGCTGAACTGGGGACCACCACGAAGATATCCCTGGAGAATCTCTTTGATAAATTGCAGGAAGGAAACGTTAAGGAGCTGCGGGTCGCCCTGCGGGCCGACGTGCAGGGAACCCTGGAAGCCTTTAGTAAAGCCATCGAGGACCTGGCAACCGATGAGGTCAAAGTCAGGATACTCCATGCCGGTACCGGCACCATAACCGACTCGGATGTCTTGCTCTCCGCCGCTTCGGACGCCTTTATCATCGGCTTTAATGTCCGGCCTTCAGCCAAGGTGCAGGAGCTAGCGAAGAACGAGAAGGTGGATATCCGCACCTACGACGTCATCTATCATGCCCTGGACGACATTAAAAAGGCCATGGTCGGGTTGCTTGATGCCCGCTACGAGGAAAAGATCCTCGGCGCGGCCGAGGTTCGCGAGACCTATCAGGTTCCCAAGGTTGGCACCATTGCCGGCTGTTATGTGACCGACGGCAAGATCGAACGCAATGCCAAGGTGCGCGTCGTGCGGGAAGGCGTGGTGATTTTTACCGGCCAGCTGGCCTCCCTGCGGCGCTTCAAGGACGATGTCAAGGATGTGCAGAGCGGTTACGAGTGCGGGATCGGGGTTGCCAACTATAACGATCTCAAGCTCGGTGACGTGCTTGAGTTCTTTGTCCTGAAAGAGGTTGAGAGAGAGCTCTAA
- a CDS encoding YlxR family protein, which produces MSQNRRQPRMEINKSLCMTTVSEEKGKAPIRTCLGCRQRKAQQVMWRFAVDNSGRVVKDFRGKHDGRHAYCCQDDSCLQKFFKNKKGLSRAFRQQVLGFDEGLQGLFGSEQ; this is translated from the coding sequence ATGAGCCAGAATCGGCGGCAACCGAGGATGGAGATAAATAAGTCGTTGTGCATGACCACTGTCTCTGAGGAAAAAGGCAAGGCGCCGATCCGGACATGTCTGGGGTGCCGCCAGAGAAAAGCGCAACAGGTGATGTGGCGGTTTGCCGTGGACAACAGTGGCCGTGTAGTGAAAGATTTCCGCGGGAAGCATGATGGACGTCATGCTTACTGTTGTCAGGACGACAGTTGTCTGCAGAAGTTTTTTAAAAACAAAAAAGGATTATCCAGAGCGTTTCGCCAACAGGTGCTGGGATTTGACGAAGGGTTGCAAGGCCTCTTCGGGAGTGAGCAATGA
- the nusA gene encoding transcription termination factor NusA, giving the protein MLSDLKRILDQISRDKGIDRQLLVDAIEEAVMSAAKKKFGQRRELEARYNDEIGEVELFQFRNVVPVVEDEQTEISLDEALRLDPEVQLGDELGSKMDSVSDLGRIAAQSAKQVIIQKMKDAECNVIYEMYKDRKGEVVNGIVQRFERGNIIVNLGRTDAILPTKEQMPRKSYRQGDRIRALVLDVRQSSRDPQLLLSRTNDEFLTKLFAMEVPEIAEGIVKIMGVSREPGARAKIAVSSSASDVDPVGACVGMKGSRVQNVVQELQGEKIDIVPWSPDPARYVSNALSPAQVSLVVVDEEKKTLVVVVPDDQLSLAIGRQGQNVRLAAALLGWRIDVKSEQKYAKFIEEGFQSLLDVQGMDEKTAEALYDAGFSSAQELGQAEAATVLAEVQSLDENRVARLIAAAQKVETTQEQDEPESAATEDGDK; this is encoded by the coding sequence ATGCTGTCAGATTTGAAACGAATTCTTGATCAGATAAGTAGAGATAAGGGAATTGATCGGCAGTTGCTGGTTGACGCCATCGAAGAAGCGGTGATGTCCGCGGCTAAGAAGAAGTTTGGCCAGCGGCGTGAGCTTGAGGCCCGTTATAATGATGAGATAGGCGAGGTTGAGCTCTTCCAGTTCCGGAATGTTGTCCCTGTGGTTGAGGATGAGCAGACGGAAATTTCCCTGGACGAGGCTTTGCGGCTGGACCCGGAAGTGCAGCTCGGGGATGAATTGGGCAGCAAGATGGACAGCGTTTCCGACCTTGGCCGTATTGCCGCACAGTCCGCTAAGCAGGTGATCATTCAGAAAATGAAGGATGCCGAGTGCAACGTCATTTACGAAATGTATAAGGACCGTAAGGGCGAGGTGGTCAACGGTATCGTCCAGCGTTTCGAGCGGGGCAATATTATTGTCAATCTCGGACGGACCGATGCCATTCTCCCGACCAAGGAGCAAATGCCCCGTAAGTCATACCGCCAGGGAGACCGCATCCGGGCTCTTGTTCTTGATGTGCGCCAGAGCAGCAGAGACCCGCAGCTTTTGCTCAGCCGGACCAACGATGAATTCCTCACCAAGCTGTTCGCCATGGAGGTTCCGGAGATTGCCGAAGGGATTGTGAAGATCATGGGCGTGAGCCGTGAGCCCGGCGCCCGTGCCAAGATTGCCGTGAGCTCCTCCGCGTCGGATGTCGATCCGGTAGGTGCCTGCGTCGGTATGAAGGGGTCCAGGGTACAGAATGTGGTCCAGGAACTGCAGGGAGAAAAGATCGACATCGTTCCCTGGAGTCCGGATCCGGCCCGCTATGTTTCCAATGCCCTCTCTCCTGCCCAGGTTTCCCTGGTGGTGGTGGATGAGGAGAAGAAAACCCTGGTGGTGGTTGTGCCCGATGACCAGCTTTCCCTGGCAATCGGCCGACAGGGGCAGAATGTGCGTTTGGCCGCAGCCCTTCTGGGGTGGCGGATTGATGTGAAAAGCGAACAGAAATATGCTAAATTTATTGAAGAAGGCTTTCAGTCGCTTCTTGATGTGCAGGGGATGGACGAAAAAACCGCGGAAGCGCTCTATGATGCGGGTTTCAGCTCGGCTCAAGAGTTGGGCCAGGCAGAGGCGGCAACGGTGCTTGCCGAAGTGCAATCCCTTGACGAGAACAGGGTTGCCCGCTTGATCGCTGCCGCGCAAAAAGTTGAGACGACCCAGGAGCAAGATGAGCCAGAATCGGCGGCAACCGAGGATGGAGATAAATAA
- the rimP gene encoding ribosome maturation factor RimP, producing MEEEAIESPLVHRLTQLVVPVVEDLGCELVELQFRREGHGWVLRLLIDNENGVGIDDCARISREVAHLLEVEDPIEQAYSLEVSSPGLDRPLKCEKDFLRCKGKKAKVVVREPIEGQNQCIGLIEDVTQESVTLGTDHGIIEIPFAKMKKARLVVEF from the coding sequence ATGGAAGAGGAAGCGATAGAGTCACCCTTGGTGCACCGTTTGACGCAGCTTGTCGTGCCGGTGGTTGAGGATCTTGGTTGTGAACTGGTTGAGTTGCAGTTCAGGCGGGAGGGGCACGGCTGGGTCTTGCGTTTGCTTATTGATAATGAGAATGGCGTAGGGATAGATGATTGCGCCAGGATCAGCCGTGAGGTTGCCCATCTTCTCGAGGTGGAGGACCCGATTGAGCAGGCGTATAGTCTTGAGGTTTCTTCCCCCGGCCTTGATCGGCCTTTAAAGTGCGAAAAAGATTTTTTGCGTTGCAAGGGGAAAAAGGCCAAAGTGGTTGTCCGGGAGCCTATCGAGGGCCAGAACCAGTGTATTGGCCTGATTGAAGATGTGACTCAGGAGTCGGTAACTTTGGGTACCGATCATGGTATTATAGAAATTCCGTTTGCCAAGATGAAAAAGGCCCGTCTGGTTGTTGAGTTTTAA
- a CDS encoding NADH-quinone oxidoreductase subunit N, producing MKLMLFAPELVLLLGSLILFLVSTGKVGGKKARSLTLGLALVNVLVCFACLRQEGFLFFEAYRIDFFSQLIKLVISMGFSVVLLFSTELKGIDDEVRPEYYLFLTLSTLGLVMLVSCVELLTMFIALELSSYSLYLLVPMRDDRTGLRMQMESAIKYILFGVVATGIMLFGMSYLFGLTGTTYLVELLPRLHQMMGNPAALIAIVMVLGGFFFKLAVFPFHSWVPDVYQGASNETTAFIASVPKVAAVAMLIRLTALATPEGHAIVTLLIVLSVCSMFYGNLVALVQTDIKRMLGFSGIAHAGYVLLGLVTMQEVGYATSLYYIVGYLVMNLAGFLVICKVSEHGENLAVDDLSGLHKRSPLLALTLAVSMFAMAGIPPFVGFMGKFMLLTGAYKAGHLPLVILAAINTAISIYYYLSVVRVTYSASPEDRPAVVVGGVTKAVSVALVMIIIAMGLLPDQLLLLATDAVRAIL from the coding sequence ATGAAGCTCATGCTGTTTGCTCCAGAGTTAGTTCTTCTGTTGGGGAGTCTGATCCTTTTCCTGGTCAGTACCGGCAAGGTTGGCGGCAAAAAGGCCCGTTCCCTGACCCTGGGTCTGGCCCTGGTCAATGTGCTTGTCTGTTTTGCCTGTCTGCGCCAGGAGGGCTTTCTGTTTTTTGAGGCCTACCGGATCGATTTCTTCTCCCAGCTTATCAAGCTTGTCATTTCCATGGGATTTTCGGTTGTTCTCCTCTTCAGTACGGAGTTGAAGGGGATCGACGATGAAGTTCGCCCGGAATATTACCTCTTTTTGACCCTGAGCACCCTCGGGCTCGTCATGCTGGTGAGCTGTGTCGAGCTGCTCACCATGTTTATTGCCCTCGAACTCTCTTCCTATTCCCTTTACCTCCTGGTGCCCATGCGTGATGACCGTACCGGTTTGCGGATGCAGATGGAGTCGGCGATCAAATACATCTTGTTTGGGGTGGTCGCCACCGGGATCATGCTTTTTGGCATGAGCTATCTCTTCGGTCTCACCGGCACCACCTATCTTGTTGAACTGCTGCCAAGGCTGCATCAGATGATGGGCAACCCCGCAGCGCTTATTGCCATCGTCATGGTCCTGGGCGGCTTCTTTTTTAAGCTTGCGGTATTCCCTTTCCATTCGTGGGTTCCGGATGTCTATCAGGGCGCTTCCAACGAAACAACCGCCTTTATTGCTTCGGTTCCCAAGGTTGCCGCCGTGGCCATGCTCATCCGCCTCACCGCCCTCGCCACCCCCGAGGGGCACGCCATCGTTACGCTGCTCATCGTTCTTTCGGTCTGTTCGATGTTTTATGGCAACCTTGTCGCTCTGGTTCAAACCGACATCAAAAGGATGCTTGGTTTCTCGGGCATAGCCCACGCCGGCTATGTTTTGCTGGGCCTTGTTACCATGCAGGAGGTTGGCTACGCCACCTCGCTCTATTATATCGTCGGGTATCTGGTGATGAACCTGGCCGGTTTTCTGGTTATCTGCAAGGTCTCCGAGCACGGCGAAAATCTTGCGGTCGATGATTTGAGCGGGTTGCACAAGCGCTCGCCCTTACTTGCTCTGACGCTGGCGGTCAGCATGTTTGCCATGGCCGGCATCCCCCCCTTTGTCGGTTTCATGGGTAAATTCATGTTGTTGACCGGGGCTTACAAGGCCGGTCATCTTCCTTTGGTCATCCTGGCGGCGATCAATACCGCCATCTCCATCTATTATTATCTCTCCGTCGTGCGGGTAACCTATTCAGCCAGCCCGGAAGATCGACCCGCCGTGGTTGTCGGTGGGGTGACCAAGGCAGTAAGCGTTGCCCTGGTGATGATTATTATCGCCATGGGGCTCCTGCCCGACCAGCTTCTCTTGCTGGCCACGGACGCTGTGCGCGCCATCCTTTAA
- a CDS encoding NADH-quinone oxidoreductase subunit M: MDFLIMNAMGFPILSALIFLPLAGALILLCIPGDTAAKNWTMLVTVVTALVSLPLYWNFDVTTAQYQFGEHASWISALDINYTLGLDGISLLLVLMTTLLMPLCVLGSWKYIDKRVKEFMICLLLMETSMLGVFMALDFILFYLLWEAMLIPMYLLIAVWGGPRKVYASTKFFLYTLAGSVLLLVAIIGLYLDQGTFSIPTLMGQDYSTTFQVVVFLAFFLAFAIKVPMFPFHTWLPAAHVEAPTAGSVILASVLLKMGTYGFLRFCLPITPEATIMFIPYILWLSVIGILYGGFTALAQQDMKKLIAYSSVGHMGFVTLGIFVLNQQGIEGALLQMINHGITTGALFFCVGMIYERTHSRELDKAAGVGKYMPIYVTFLAFFSLSSLAFPGTNSFVGEFLILVGGFANNKIVAACAIPGAVLAAAYMFRMLQRVVWGRPVNPDHSALSDLNIREMVTLAPLLFFVFWIGLSPEPFLGVMHASVSHLIEQVGFSPDGAVSVAKLMIP, encoded by the coding sequence ATGGACTTTTTGATAATGAATGCAATGGGGTTTCCCATTCTGAGCGCCCTGATCTTTCTGCCATTGGCCGGCGCTCTGATTTTATTATGTATTCCCGGGGATACAGCAGCCAAGAACTGGACGATGTTGGTGACCGTGGTTACGGCGCTGGTCTCCTTGCCCCTCTATTGGAATTTTGATGTGACCACGGCGCAGTACCAGTTTGGCGAACACGCCTCCTGGATCTCTGCCCTGGATATCAACTATACCCTGGGTCTTGATGGCATCTCCCTGCTGCTGGTTTTGATGACCACCCTGCTCATGCCGCTCTGCGTCCTCGGCTCCTGGAAATACATCGACAAACGGGTCAAGGAATTCATGATCTGTCTGCTCCTCATGGAAACCTCCATGCTCGGCGTATTCATGGCCCTTGATTTTATTTTGTTCTACCTGCTGTGGGAAGCGATGCTCATTCCCATGTACTTGTTGATTGCGGTCTGGGGCGGTCCCCGCAAGGTGTATGCCTCGACCAAGTTTTTTCTCTACACCCTGGCAGGCTCGGTCCTGCTCCTTGTTGCCATCATCGGCTTGTATCTTGACCAGGGAACCTTCAGTATCCCAACCCTCATGGGGCAGGATTATTCCACCACCTTTCAGGTTGTGGTTTTTCTGGCATTTTTTCTCGCTTTTGCCATCAAGGTGCCGATGTTTCCCTTCCACACTTGGTTGCCTGCCGCGCATGTCGAGGCACCCACCGCCGGCAGCGTCATTCTGGCTTCGGTTTTGCTGAAGATGGGAACCTATGGTTTTTTACGGTTTTGCCTGCCCATAACCCCGGAAGCAACCATTATGTTCATCCCCTATATCCTCTGGCTCTCGGTGATTGGCATCCTCTACGGTGGCTTCACCGCTCTGGCGCAACAGGATATGAAAAAACTGATTGCCTATTCCAGCGTCGGGCATATGGGCTTTGTCACCCTTGGTATTTTTGTCCTGAACCAGCAGGGCATCGAGGGTGCTCTCCTGCAGATGATCAATCATGGTATTACTACCGGCGCGCTCTTCTTCTGCGTGGGGATGATCTACGAGCGTACCCATAGCCGGGAATTGGATAAGGCGGCCGGGGTGGGCAAATACATGCCGATCTATGTCACCTTTCTCGCCTTTTTCTCGCTTTCTTCTCTCGCCTTCCCCGGCACCAACAGTTTTGTAGGGGAATTCTTGATCCTGGTCGGGGGGTTTGCCAACAATAAGATTGTTGCAGCCTGCGCCATTCCCGGCGCGGTGCTGGCAGCGGCATACATGTTCCGCATGCTCCAGCGGGTGGTGTGGGGCAGGCCGGTGAATCCGGATCATTCCGCCTTATCCGATTTGAATATTCGGGAAATGGTGACCTTGGCGCCCTTGCTTTTCTTTGTTTTCTGGATTGGCTTGTCTCCCGAGCCCTTCCTCGGGGTGATGCACGCGAGCGTCTCCCACCTTATCGAGCAGGTAGGGTTTTCTCCGGACGGTGCTGTTTCTGTCGCGAAGCTGATGATTCCGTAA